The sequence CCTAATACATAATCCTGTTTTTCTTTAGAATCATTTCTGTAAAGGAAATCGAAGGTATGACCTAGTCCCAATACATTTTCTTCGGTAACTCCAAGACCAATTTTACTTCCGGAATAGCTGAGCCTTGGTTTTAGGCTCCAGGAATCAAGAACTTTTACCACCACATCAATAGAATCTTTGTTGGAACTGTCATCTGCAACACTGATATTCACTCTGTTGATAAAAGGCATTGTTCTCAACAAACGTTCAGATTCATACAGCTTCTGGGCATTATACTCTTCCCCTTCTTTAAAAAGCAAATAATTATTAACTGTAGAAGTTCTTGTTGTGGAATGAAGGTGGTCTGTAAACCAATCATACCATTTCAATTTCTCTTTCTGATCTTTAGAATCATATCCAAAAGGGTCAATGGTTTCGATCCTGATGTTTCGGATATATCTTTTATTGTAGGCTTCCTGTGGAAGTTTTTCGGTTCGGGATTTAACAGAAGTAGAATCTGCCTCTCTACGAAATATGAAACGATGAAGAAATTTAGTGACTTTTCTTTTATCCGAAAATTCTTCTATTTTGTAATAAAGTGAATCTTTCTTTTCCTGGGCACTTAAAAATAAAAAACCACTTAAAAAGAAAATTAAAGTTACAATTGATCTAGTCATTAGTCATCAAAATTCAATACAGTTTGTAGTATCAATTTACAAGCCAACAGACCGTAAATACAGGAAAATTTATTTTAAAGGTACTATTTTTGAATGAGAAATCCCAACTACAATAAAACAGTATTATCTTATGAAAGTGATTTAACAGATCAAAAGCAAACGATATTCACCTTCATTTTCAATGGGAGCCCTATGCACACAAGGTAACACTTTTTGTGCAGGATGATCTACTGCCAACCGCCAGAGATGTCCTATTCCAAGATTTGTAGGTTGTGCATTAGGTTGAGCCTGATAGTGCAGATCGAAAAAACAATCTTTTAGAAAGCTTTCAAATTCTTCTTCCGGCCCATCATATAATTCTTTGAGTTTTTCCCGGATTTCAGGAACCTGAATTTTTTGTAGAGCTTGTTCATTGGGTAAAATATCACTTGCTGCACCATAATAAGTACATAAAAAAGTATCTGTTCCAATAGGTGAACGATCCACATGATACGAATAGACATCCGTTGAAATAAAATCAAACTCCTCGTCCCGCTCGTAATTTTTAAGCAGATTAAGGGAAGGCAGTGCTCCGTAATCAGCTAATAACTCTAAATCATTGAGGATTATTTTTCTGGCGATGTTTCCTTTTTCCGATAACTTCAATGCTAAAAGATCTCCCTCAGAAATTTCAGTAATATTCTCTTTCAATAGAAGTTTAGAAACAATTTCTTTAAAATCACCGTCTAAATTCCTATACCAGCACATCGCATTAATCTTTCCCTGAAAATGAGTATTTATAAGTTCAGAAAATGTAGAAACTACTTCTATTTGATGGTTGTCAGAAAATACATCGTTCATATGTTGGAAGAAACAATTTAGTTGCTTAGTCTCTGCAAAAATAAGAAATAGGCTGGAAGAAACTGCTAAGATTATTTTTCCTTTTATTAATTATGAGTTAGGAAATAAAGCACTCTAAATTTTCCAAATCAAATATTATTTTTAATCACCATGGTAAAAAAAGCTGTCTCAAAAATCAAATCGTTTGACTTTTGAGACCCGCTCTTTTATTAATTTCTATCGAATGTTTTCGGGATTAAATTTTGGTCGGTTTCCCCACTGAATATCCAGGAAATAATATACCATCGATTTTTTTCAAAGATGAGTTGAATGCTGTTAATTCCTCTCCTTGCCACTTTACCATTTTTGTCCAATCTGGTCTCATAAGTACTCCAAACCTGGGCGATATTGCCAAAAATTCTGACTTCTCTATTAATTTCGTTCTCATAAAAGGCAGTGTTAAAAACCATATCATCCGTTGCCTGATGAAACTCTTGTAATGTCAAAGTTACCTGCTCTTGTTTTACTTTGTCAAAATAAGAATACACCGCTTTGGGATGATGCAAATAGTGATCTCTTTCCCATTGTCTTTTCGCTCCTTTTTCACCAGAAACCACCTCGTAACTGGCCTTCATTATAGCATCAATTGTTTTTACATCGTTATCAAATGTTTTGTTCTGTGCTTTTAAGTTTCCCATTGTTATAAATAATATAGTTATCGTTAATACGTAAAATAAAAATTGTTTCATGTTCTTTTTTTGACAAAGCAACACCTATAAATTCTTTCAAAAAAATAAATTATTTACCTTATTCCAGTTTTTATGTAATCCGTTTAATTTCTTATTTAAAGTATTTATTGGGTATGATATACTTAAGTGTCCCAACGCGGTATCAGATAATGATAATTAGAGTGCTTACATTTAGAAATATCAGGACTGATGCTAAAAAGATATCATTTTTTTATGCTTTCCCATAAAGCAAACAATAAAAAGAAACGTAAATTTGGCGGCTCAAAGTATTAAAATCAGGCTTAGCGCTGATCTTGTTAAAAAACAACCCCAGAAAACATACTTTCAATATAACTTAAGAACAACAAACGTGTATTATAAGGAAAACAAAAAATATTATTTTAAAATTGATACTGAAAACAGTGAAGGTGTTGAAGTATTTGTCGGGCAAAATGCAGGCAATCAATTGAATAAAGACATCCTGAATGCAAAAGCAGAAGTTCTTATCGTTTCCCCTTATATTGATGAAGTAAAATTGGATGATCTTCTTATGCTGAAGAACAGAAATATCAACGTGAGGCTGGCATTCAGTGATCTCCGACCGGAACAATATGGAAATATATTACGAAAACTTATCCATCAGAACCGGGTGACAGATGTCAAGAAAAAAGAGAAAAGGGAAAGTCTGAAGAGCCTATTCTTTTTATCCTCTATTGGACTTTTCTGCCTGGGAGTCTTTTCGCTCATTTATTTCGGAATACATCTCGTTGATGACCTTACCAATTCTAATAATGTCATTGCTCTTATAGTTGCAGTTGCCTCTCTATACGGATTCTTCAGATGCTGGGAAAAGAAAACCGAAATAGGAAAAATGGAGATCTACACTTACCATTACTCCGAGAAATTAAATTTCAAGTATGTCCGAAACAATCGTTATGACAACAAGTTCCTGCATTCAAAAATTTATATAATCGATAGAAAAGTAGCCTATCTCGGATCATTAAACTACACTAAGAGTGGGTTTACTTCTAATTTTGAATCCCGGATAAGAATTACCCAAAGAGAAAAGGTAAATGAATTGGTTCGCTTTGTTCATGATATTTTTGAGGATAATGTGACTCTCAAGAAACATGAACTTTTCTATCTTGGAAAACAGGTATATAGTGAAGAGACATACTAATTGATCTTGTTTGTAAAAATTAAAACCGGCCATTATCATTATGGAGACAAAAGTTCTCCTTTAATTATAAAAAAAACAGTGTTCTCTTCCGAGAACACTGCTTATTAAAATGAAGTATGGATTAATTTTTAATCAATTTGCTTTGCAATGATTTTTCTCCTGCCTGCACAATAACGATATACGTACTCTGCAACCAGTTAGAGACATCTACATTCACTTCTCCTGAAGATGACTTCAGTTCTTTATGGAATTTAACATTCCCCATAGTATCAAAAACTTTGATCTGTGTTGCCGGCAATTTCTCATTACCGGTATTATATGAAACCTTCACGATATCCTTTGCTGGATTTGGCATCAACTTCAGAGAAGACGCTGTCGTAAGACTTGGTTTTCCTGCATTGGCAATACTAGGTTTACCTATAATCTGTGGCTCAGCAACAAATTTACAGTCTTCCTGACCCATGAATAGGATAGCATCAGTTCCTCCAGGGAAGTTTGCATTTGGATAGAACATCAATGGATTGCTATTCATATCATAAGTACCTCCTGCCGGAATGGTAATCATAGATGGGAAATAAGTTCCATATCCATTAAGACTTGAAATGTTAAGCATTATCGGCATTCCACCGTTATTGTATATCATTCCATGAACATTATAATGATCTCCATCCCACTTGAAGGCTTCGATCTTAACGTCAACGTCACACTGGGTTTCTACTCCACAGTCTTTGCCTGGGTAATAGTTCAATGGTCCTGAATAGAATTCACATTTTTGCCCTGATGGCATGTTCTGTTCAATTTTCAGTCTATAAGTTCCTGCACTGCTTACATAATAGAACGGATAAATGATATCATTGGTTCCATTTTGAAGCGATGTTCCAAATAGTTCCCATTGATGATAATCGAAAGTACCTTTTGGTCCCAGTACATAACGTTGTTTATCTCTACAGTAATCATAACAACCTGTAGGGAACACCCACATAAGGCTTTCAATGCTTAATGGTACAGCTATTTCATTATCTGTTTTACATCCAGTCGGAGCTGTATATATCACTTTATATACGCCTCCTTCTCCTACAACAATGCTTTGTCCTGTCATTCCATTACTCCAGTTGTATTCTCCATTAGCCGGTCCAGATGCTGTTAATTTCACCTTATACGGAGTACATTCTATTTGAGTATATGTTATTGTTGGTTGCGCTGGCGGATTGCTTACCGTTACTATAAAGTCTTTAGATGAAGTACAATCTGTTGTTCCAGGGTTACGTACTTCCAACGTAAAGGTATACGTACCTGCAGACAGCGCTCCTGTACTGAAAACAATTGGGAAGGTATTAGACCATAATGTTCCAATTGGAGCTCCATTTTTCTTCCATCTGTACTCTAAATTATTAGCGGTCACAATACCATTAAGTATTGCTGAACTTCCTGAACAAATATTTGTTTGTCCGGAAATACTAACGTACGGAGGTTTTTTGATCGTAATAGGCACCGCTTTTTCGCTCATGATATTAGATCTACATCCTTCTGGTGATATTAATACTGGCCAATAGCTTCCTGATTGTGTAGGAACAAAACTCATTGAATTAGGAGCTCCAGGTACTTGCTGAGAGCCATTCATCCAAATATAACCTGATGGTGCTGTACCTATCGGCGAAAAGGATACTACTGGAGCACTTCCCTCACATGCAACAGCACTTAATGGAAGAACATTTCCAGTAAAATTAGCATCTTTTACCATAATATTAACGGTAGCAGAAGTATAAACACATCCTTGTGGAGTTCTAACTTCCAGCTTTACAGTTTTTGTTCCGGTAGTATTAAATGTAACAACCGAACCTGGCTGTGAAGTAATAAAAGCTGTTCCATCAAAATACCATGTGTAAGTATTTCCAGAAGTATATGACACAGGCGAAAGATTAATCGCTTCTCCTTTACATGCAATAGCCGGAAGCAAGAAATCTGTACTAGGAGTCGGTGCCAAAGTAATTGTTTTTGTAATCGTACAAGGAGGATAAAGATACGATGGTGCAAACATTGACATCGTAAAGGTATATGTTCCTGGTGGCAGATTATTATAAGTTGCCGTCTGTCCTGTCTGTGTAGGAAGTCCTGGTGAACTAAATTTATACACAATAGCATTCGGGTTAATATCGAATATCGTAGAGGTATTGTAAAGAGTTACATTATATCCGTTACCATTACAAGTCTGAGCAATCTCAAATTTAGGTTCATAATGTTTTCGAACTTCAATACTTTTTGAATACCAACAAGTGCCATATCTTAAGCGGACACTCACAATATGTGCTCCTGCAAGATTGGTTTGGAACTCAGGTGAAGTGGTCCCTTGCCCATTAGTTATAGTAAGGATATTATTAGACACCCACTCAATCTGATCCGGCGCATTATTTACGCTGAAAGAATTCACAGTAATCTTGTTACAGTCAGTCCATTCTGCGGCAAAATAAACCGTAGGTGGCGTTGTACAGTTATTGCCTGTAGGACAAGCATTTGTTACTTTAATCTCTTGTGAGTATACATAACATCCATTGATATCTTTAGCTCTTACCTGATAGGTTCCTGCAAGTCCAACTCCTGACAATGTATATGAATTTGTAGTAAATCCATTCAATGGTAAACCATCTTTATACCATTGCCATTCTAAAATATTAGTAAGCCCTGTTGAACTGTTAGCGGTAAGAGTGTAAGGTGCTAAAGGCTGACTATCACAAACCTGAAGATTATATACCGGTGAAACCGTAATAATTGTTTCCGGAAGGATAATAAAATTAGCACTTGCCGTTGGTTTGTATGAACATGAATTAGCCCCGTTAATGGTTACTGTAACGACTTGCGAAACATTACCTCCGGTATTATTCTGAATATATCCGTTATTCGGGAAATTATAAGTTCCTAACTGATTAAAGTTTTCTGTATGACTGCCATTAGCAAAAGTAAACGTTACACTTGTTGCTGTAGTAATTCCTCCTTGATCAATTGTAAAGTTAAGATTTGAACCTGGACAAATTTTCCCAACATTGGTAAAGTTTATCACTGGAAGAGCCATCTTTTTTATCGGCATAGAAATAATCTTCACCTGACCACATTTTACAATTTTTAAATTCAGATTAGTATCATATACCCCGCCTGAAACTTCGTTAATATTTACCACAATATTAGCCGTTCCCTGTCCGGATGAAAAACTCCCGAAATTTGGTTGATCAAAACTCCATTCCATAGAATCCGGAACAATATTCCCTAAAACAGCACTGAAGTTCTGTGTGCTGCTTGGGCAGAAAGGACCCATATTCTGAACAATAGATACTTTATTAAGATCTATTGCTCTTATGTTCTTTGTAATAGCAGTGGAAAGACAACCAGCCTGACCAATTGTTCTATAACGAACAGACACTGAGAATGTAGGCATTCCAGTATCAAATACAACTGTTATAGAGTTTCCTGCATTACTTCCCATAATTGTACCATTTGTTACAGTCCATACCGGAATCACATTTGCTGGAGTTAAACCGATTGAATAAACATAAGGTCTTCCCGTACATACCACATCATCTCCAACAATTGGTCCTCTCGGAGGTTTTGGTGGCGCAACTACATTAACAAGTATTCCCTGGCTTTCACAGCCTCCACCTGCTTTAACTGCTGTTACAATATAAGTACCCGGTGTTGCAAAATTATAACTAAAAGGTACACTGATTGGTTGTGGCGAAGTATACACTACCCCACCATCTAAAGTTACATTCCAAATAACAGGAACATTAGGAGTAGCTGTAAACGTTTGAGCTGTACCTACACAAATCTCAGGTGTTCCACCTGAGATGGTTACCGGCTGTTCTACAACAATCTTTTTAGTTGCTTCTCCTCCACATAACATTAAAGTATTGAAATATTTACTTGTCAATGTGTAAGTACCTGGCACTGTCGCTTTGAAAAGAATTTCATTTCTTTGTTGATTATAAGTCAGTTCACCTACGCCAGGACCTGTTACATCCCAGTCAAAACTTGTAGTTGGCCACTGTGGAAGTGAATATGTATATTGTCTTCCAGTACATACTACATTCTGTCCTTTAATCTTTGAGGCTTTCAAAATTACAGGAATTTTAACGGTAGTCCACTCTGGACATCCACACTCTGATTTATACATTACATAACCGAAGCCATCCTCCGGATCTACCTGATCCCATCTAACTTCGATTTCGTTTCCATAATTATTTAAAAGAGTTCCGCCAATCACTTTCCAGTCTCCCTTGCATCCATTCAGTACACTGTATTTTTCAACACTTCCTTCACACACTACCGAGGCACAGTTGATCTGTACAGGTGGTGCTTCCAGAATTTCCAGTTTTTGAGAAACAGTTTCTGAACAACCACATTTATTGGTTACAGTAAGACTAACAGTAAGTCCTGCTGCTGAAGTATACGTGTGATTAGGTTCAAAGGCTGTGGAAGTTGTTCCGTCTCCAAAATCCCAAAAGTAATTGACAATATCACTCCCTCCATTTGCCTGAGAAAGGTTTTCAAAATGAACCTCCGTATTCTTACAAACTCTATCCTTCATATTAAGGACCGTAAAATTAGGAATCGGCTTGTTTATTTTCTCGATGCAAATATTTTGGGTCTCAGTTGTTCCGTCAAAAAATTGAATAACTGCATGTACAAAGCCGCCTCCAGCAGCCCCCCAAGCTATAACAGCTTGTGTATTGGAAGCACCTGAAACACTTTGTACAGTTCCTCCCGCAGAAGTCCATTGCACATTTAAAATATTAGATCCGTGGACCGTATAGGTTACATTGGTATTCTCACAGACACGGATACATGTACCAGTCTCGACGCTTGCAGCAGCAACAGAATTGTCGCCATTGCCTTTTTCGCCCCGATGGACTTGGCATCCGACCTGAGAGTCCCAGGTAACATGAGTTGATGATTGAGCTTGCAGACCCCAAGGTACCAGGAGCCAACATAGCAGGAGCCATCTGAAGACGTGCTGCCTACTAAGATAAGTGATGTTTTTCATGGTTAATAAAAATGTATTAATTTTCATTTGGAAATTAATGAAAATTTTAACAACAAAATCATTTATAAGTGAAAAATATCGTATTATAAAACATTTAATATCAATAAAACACCATCATTACTGACTATACCTCAATTAATGTACCCAAAAATAATTTACAAAAAAGTCAAATTATCACCTTTTTATACCACAAAAACAGAATTTAATACTATTAAAATATACTTTTTAAAGAAAAAAATTAACCAAAAACACAACAGGTAATCTTATTTTTTATTTTTTAATAATATTTTAAACCCAAAATGATCTTTATTACTATTAATCACAGCATATTTGAATATCAACAGAATTATCTAATATAACGCCCTGATTACAGATCATTTTGCCTAAGAATTTATATGTATTATTGTTATTACAAATTCACAACCATGAAAAGAATTCTCCCCTACCCTCTATTTATTCTCTTTTCCTTTTTCTGCTACGCTCAGAACAACCAATCCCAAATTTTATCCGATACCCTATATGAATCTAAAATACCTCAAAAAGACATTGTAGATATTTTTCATAACGTCTTTCATAAAAAAGATAACGGCGACACCATTCGTGCTGAGAAGAAATTCAACTGGTCTATGATTCCAGCTGCAGGATATACTCTACAAACAGGATTTGCTGGGGTTATAAGTGGTAATATTGGGTTCTATCAGCAAAGATCCAAAGATCAGAAAATTTCTAATATTTCTACCAGCTATACCTATTCACAGTATAAACAGACGATCTTTCCTCTCTATGCTAATATCTGGACTAAGGGTAACAAAATCAATTTTATCAGTGATTTCAAATACCTTAATTATCCCTCAGAAGTATATGGACTAGGAGGAAAAAGAATTTCAATAGAAGCAAACTCAAACACAGCTTATACAGTCAATTTTAAATATATAAAATTGCATCAATCCGTTATGTTTAATGTATTAAAAGACTTTTACGTGGGTGGAGGAATTTATTATGATCAATTTTGGAGTATTAAGGTCACAGATTCACTGGGAACAAGAATCAACCGCCTTCTCACCCGGGATTTAAAAACATCCGAGAGAGCATCAGGATTGGCAATAAAAGCTCTATACGATAATAGAATCAACCAGATCAACCCTCAGAACGGCGAATACTTAAGCATTACTTACCGTCCTAACTTTACCTTCATGGGAAGCCAGTCCAATTGGGCTTCGCTTCAGATAGACGCAAGAAAATATGTTCACTTCCCCGCTAATTCAAAAAATATTCTCGCATTTTGGGGATTCGCCTGGTTAACTACAAGTAAAACAACGCCACCCTATCTTATGCTTCCCAGTACAGGTTGGGATGACCAGAACAACACAGGAAGGGGATACATACAAAGCAGGTTCCGTGGAAAAAACATGTATTATTATGAAAATGAATATCGTTTTGGGATTACCAGAAACGGATTGTTGGGAGGGGTTGTTTTTGCAAATGTTCAGTCTTTCTCCGCAGATCTTTCCGATGAATACAAAAAGCTCCTCTTTGGATACGGAGTGGGATTACGCATCAAACTTAACAAACACAGCAACACCAACCTATGTATAGATTATGGTTTCGGTCAAAATAATTCACACGGTTTTTTCGCCAACATTGGAGAAGTTTTTTAACTCAATATATTCTCAGGATAGATTACCGGAAAAGGCGAAATACTTTATTTTATCTATAGATAAGCCTCAGATCATCCTTTTATTAAGTAAAAAAGAACTTATTTTGTGTCAGAAAACAATTAGCAGGTAAAATGAAAAAATATGGTAAGGAAATAATGATAGTTTTAATAGTATTACTGTCACGGTTACCTTTTATTTTTAATAGTTTAGGTACTGATTTGGATGCCTGGAGAGAAGTATATACGGGAAAAGCACTCTATGAAAATCATATTTATAATGTTTCCCGTTTTCCCGGATATCCATTACCTGAATTTTTATATTCATTAGTGTATCATTATCCTTATTGGGTAATCAATTTACTATCCGTTTTATTTACAGCCGGTTGCTGCATATATCTTTTTAAGATTTTGAACTTTCTTAATATCAAACTTTCCTTTCTTATCACCATCGTATTCCCATTTGTACCCATTATCTACCTCAACAGCACAACAGCAATGGAATACAATTGGTCTTTATTCTTTTTACTGGCGGGCGTTTATCATCTCCTCAATAAAAAGATCTGGCTTTCCACTTTATTATTGGGACTTATGATAAGCGCAAGGTTCAACAATATTATTTTTCTTCCGGCATTTCTTTTTCTTGCATACATTTACCTTGAAAAGGATATAAAAAAAATCTTACAATTCTCCGTTTTAACTGGTATTTTCACCTGTATTTTCTTTTCACCTGTTATTTTAAAATATGGCATTAATTTCCTTCAAAGTTATGGAGACTCAGAAGTTAATCTTGCAAGTATATTAAGTCTGGGTACAATATACATCTATGGAACTTTAGGAATACTTGCTATTATTCTGGGCTTAATCATCCAATTGTTTAGAGAGGGCTATCAAAGGGTAAAAGATGTATCTAAAAATCATTTTGCCCTATTCAGCATTATGATGATTATTTCCAATC is a genomic window of Chryseobacterium nakagawai containing:
- a CDS encoding PKD domain-containing protein; its protein translation is MKNITYLSRQHVFRWLLLCWLLVPWGLQAQSSTHVTWDSQVGCQVHRGEKGNGDNSVAAASVETGTCIRVCENTNVTYTVHGSNILNVQWTSAGGTVQSVSGASNTQAVIAWGAAGGGFVHAVIQFFDGTTETQNICIEKINKPIPNFTVLNMKDRVCKNTEVHFENLSQANGGSDIVNYFWDFGDGTTSTAFEPNHTYTSAAGLTVSLTVTNKCGCSETVSQKLEILEAPPVQINCASVVCEGSVEKYSVLNGCKGDWKVIGGTLLNNYGNEIEVRWDQVDPEDGFGYVMYKSECGCPEWTTVKIPVILKASKIKGQNVVCTGRQYTYSLPQWPTTSFDWDVTGPGVGELTYNQQRNEILFKATVPGTYTLTSKYFNTLMLCGGEATKKIVVEQPVTISGGTPEICVGTAQTFTATPNVPVIWNVTLDGGVVYTSPQPISVPFSYNFATPGTYIVTAVKAGGGCESQGILVNVVAPPKPPRGPIVGDDVVCTGRPYVYSIGLTPANVIPVWTVTNGTIMGSNAGNSITVVFDTGMPTFSVSVRYRTIGQAGCLSTAITKNIRAIDLNKVSIVQNMGPFCPSSTQNFSAVLGNIVPDSMEWSFDQPNFGSFSSGQGTANIVVNINEVSGGVYDTNLNLKIVKCGQVKIISMPIKKMALPVINFTNVGKICPGSNLNFTIDQGGITTATSVTFTFANGSHTENFNQLGTYNFPNNGYIQNNTGGNVSQVVTVTINGANSCSYKPTASANFIILPETIITVSPVYNLQVCDSQPLAPYTLTANSSTGLTNILEWQWYKDGLPLNGFTTNSYTLSGVGLAGTYQVRAKDINGCYVYSQEIKVTNACPTGNNCTTPPTVYFAAEWTDCNKITVNSFSVNNAPDQIEWVSNNILTITNGQGTTSPEFQTNLAGAHIVSVRLRYGTCWYSKSIEVRKHYEPKFEIAQTCNGNGYNVTLYNTSTIFDINPNAIVYKFSSPGLPTQTGQTATYNNLPPGTYTFTMSMFAPSYLYPPCTITKTITLAPTPSTDFLLPAIACKGEAINLSPVSYTSGNTYTWYFDGTAFITSQPGSVVTFNTTGTKTVKLEVRTPQGCVYTSATVNIMVKDANFTGNVLPLSAVACEGSAPVVSFSPIGTAPSGYIWMNGSQQVPGAPNSMSFVPTQSGSYWPVLISPEGCRSNIMSEKAVPITIKKPPYVSISGQTNICSGSSAILNGIVTANNLEYRWKKNGAPIGTLWSNTFPIVFSTGALSAGTYTFTLEVRNPGTTDCTSSKDFIVTVSNPPAQPTITYTQIECTPYKVKLTASGPANGEYNWSNGMTGQSIVVGEGGVYKVIYTAPTGCKTDNEIAVPLSIESLMWVFPTGCYDYCRDKQRYVLGPKGTFDYHQWELFGTSLQNGTNDIIYPFYYVSSAGTYRLKIEQNMPSGQKCEFYSGPLNYYPGKDCGVETQCDVDVKIEAFKWDGDHYNVHGMIYNNGGMPIMLNISSLNGYGTYFPSMITIPAGGTYDMNSNPLMFYPNANFPGGTDAILFMGQEDCKFVAEPQIIGKPSIANAGKPSLTTASSLKLMPNPAKDIVKVSYNTGNEKLPATQIKVFDTMGNVKFHKELKSSSGEVNVDVSNWLQSTYIVIVQAGEKSLQSKLIKN
- a CDS encoding BamA/TamA family outer membrane protein, with the translated sequence MKRILPYPLFILFSFFCYAQNNQSQILSDTLYESKIPQKDIVDIFHNVFHKKDNGDTIRAEKKFNWSMIPAAGYTLQTGFAGVISGNIGFYQQRSKDQKISNISTSYTYSQYKQTIFPLYANIWTKGNKINFISDFKYLNYPSEVYGLGGKRISIEANSNTAYTVNFKYIKLHQSVMFNVLKDFYVGGGIYYDQFWSIKVTDSLGTRINRLLTRDLKTSERASGLAIKALYDNRINQINPQNGEYLSITYRPNFTFMGSQSNWASLQIDARKYVHFPANSKNILAFWGFAWLTTSKTTPPYLMLPSTGWDDQNNTGRGYIQSRFRGKNMYYYENEYRFGITRNGLLGGVVFANVQSFSADLSDEYKKLLFGYGVGLRIKLNKHSNTNLCIDYGFGQNNSHGFFANIGEVF
- a CDS encoding ArnT family glycosyltransferase encodes the protein MIVLIVLLSRLPFIFNSLGTDLDAWREVYTGKALYENHIYNVSRFPGYPLPEFLYSLVYHYPYWVINLLSVLFTAGCCIYLFKILNFLNIKLSFLITIVFPFVPIIYLNSTTAMEYNWSLFFLLAGVYHLLNKKIWLSTLLLGLMISARFNNIIFLPAFLFLAYIYLEKDIKKILQFSVLTGIFTCIFFSPVILKYGINFLQSYGDSEVNLASILSLGTIYIYGTLGILAIILGLIIQLFREGYQRVKDVSKNHFALFSIMMIISNLIFFIRYPLEPGYLIPSVPFILILLQYIMNEKVMKPVLFALFLSPFLIHVTAKKVQFTGSVFINEEYEDQELAYCKKVIQEIKKRSENQPAIFHLGNFSEQISLMGNFDQNSNIKIVKNLNPKDQEDIINKKLPLYYIDTGNAKEENSKTHMLDQYGILFHKDFELKR
- a CDS encoding DUF1826 domain-containing protein, with translation MNDVFSDNHQIEVVSTFSELINTHFQGKINAMCWYRNLDGDFKEIVSKLLLKENITEISEGDLLALKLSEKGNIARKIILNDLELLADYGALPSLNLLKNYERDEEFDFISTDVYSYHVDRSPIGTDTFLCTYYGAASDILPNEQALQKIQVPEIREKLKELYDGPEEEFESFLKDCFFDLHYQAQPNAQPTNLGIGHLWRLAVDHPAQKVLPCVHRAPIENEGEYRLLLIC
- a CDS encoding phospholipase D-like domain-containing protein, producing MAAQSIKIRLSADLVKKQPQKTYFQYNLRTTNVYYKENKKYYFKIDTENSEGVEVFVGQNAGNQLNKDILNAKAEVLIVSPYIDEVKLDDLLMLKNRNINVRLAFSDLRPEQYGNILRKLIHQNRVTDVKKKEKRESLKSLFFLSSIGLFCLGVFSLIYFGIHLVDDLTNSNNVIALIVAVASLYGFFRCWEKKTEIGKMEIYTYHYSEKLNFKYVRNNRYDNKFLHSKIYIIDRKVAYLGSLNYTKSGFTSNFESRIRITQREKVNELVRFVHDIFEDNVTLKKHELFYLGKQVYSEETY